A region from the Branchiostoma lanceolatum isolate klBraLanc5 chromosome 2, klBraLanc5.hap2, whole genome shotgun sequence genome encodes:
- the LOC136428488 gene encoding amine sulfotransferase-like: protein MTSSEDRPPFEPPYTDHEYEGIPMIGMVPKESLDAMKTFEMRDGDVVVLSYPKSGTNWMHQIVHEILGGKPETALPKTLEFFHLHFGQVQPVYAQLQQAPSPRLIWTHLPFQLAPPGLSTPINKVKVIVMLRNPKDVSVSNYYYRQRFQLVNSPQTWEQHAKDFLDGKCYNGDYFDHLLGWWQRKDDPHFLFVKYEDLKKDFPSSVKTISAFLEKELTDEDLARVLTNCSFESMRKDFEEQEGRKEIIRKGIVGDWKNHYSAEQSAKLDQKYRERMAGSGLEFEFE, encoded by the exons ATGACATCATCTGAAGATAGACCACCATTTGAGCCCCCCTACACGGATCACGAGTATGAAGGCATTCCGATGATAGGTATGGTTCCTAAGGAGAGCCTCGATGCGATGAAGACTTTCGAGATGCGCGACGGAGATGTGGTCGTATTAAGCTATCCCAAAAGCG GTACAAACTGGATGCATCAGATCGTGCATGAAATTCTGGGTGGAAAGCCTGAAACAGCGTTACCGAAGACACTTGAGTTTTTCCATCTACATTTTGGACAGGTACAGCCAGTCTACGCCCAGCTACAACAGGCTCCATCTCCCCGGCTGATATGGACCCATCTTCCATTTCAACTGGCACCTCCAGGCCTGTCAACTCCAATCAACAAG GTGAAAGTCATCGTCATGTTGCGAAACCCCAAGGATGTTTCTGTGTCGAACTACTATTACCGACAGAGGTTTCAACTAGTAAACTCACCTCAAACTTGGGAGCAACACGCAAAAGACTTCCTAGATGGAAAAT GTTATAATGGTGACTACTTCGACCACTTGCTGGGCTGGTGGCAAAGGAAGGATGACCCACATTTCCTCTTTGTCAAGTACGAAGACTTGAAAAAG GATTTCCCCTCATCAGTGAAGACCATATCAGCCTTCCTGGAGAAAGAGCTGACCGATGAAGACCTGGCCCGCGTGCTGACCAACTGCAGCTTCGAGTCCATGAGGAAGGATTTCGAAGAGCAGGAAGGCAGGAAGGAAATCATCAGGAAAG GCATCGTTGGAGATTGGAAGAACCACTACTCGGCCGAGCAGAGTGCCAAGTTGGACCAGAAGTATCGTGAGCGGATGGCAGGATCGGGGCTGgagtttgaatttgaataa
- the LOC136428487 gene encoding sulfotransferase 6B1-like isoform X1 — protein MTRDDVTRHIGQGAQVVKGKLPPQAVSVKRQQPTRAVNRLRMASSEDRPPNQPPATKYKYEYEYEGIPMTFLAPKESLDAMKTFEMRDGDVVVLSYPKSGTSWTYQIVHEILDGKPETKFAKVLETVPDMGYETQPVYAQLQQAPSPRLIWTHLPFQLAPPGLSTPINKVKVIVILRNPKDVSVSYYYFRQNFQFTTSPESWEQHAKDFLDGTLVYGDYFDHVLGWWQRKDDPHFLFVKYEDMKKDFPSWVKTIAAFLEKELTDEDLSRVFTNCSMESIRKTLAGTIRKDVVRKGIVGDWKDHYSAEQSAKLDQKYRERMAGSGLEFEFE, from the exons ATGACACGGGACGACGTCACTAGGCACATAGGTCAGGGTGCACAGGTAGTTAAAGGCAAACTACCTCCGCAGGCAGTATCAGTGAAACGTCAACAACCCACCAGGGCCGTAAACAGGTTACG AATGGCATCGTCTGAAGATAGACCACCAAATCAGCCTCCCGCGACCAAGTACAAGTATGAGTATGAGTATGAGGGAATTCCGATGACTTTCCTAGCTCCTAAGGAGAGCCTGGATGCGATGAAGACTTTCGAGATGCGCGACGGAGATGTGGTCGTATTAAGCTATCCCAAAAGCG GCACAAGTTGGACGTATCAGATCGTGCATGAAATTCTGGATGGAAAGCCTGAAACAAAATTTGCGAAGGTATTGGAGACAGTGCCAGACATGGGATATGAGACACAGCCAGTCTACGCCCAGCTACAACAGGCTCCATCTCCTCGGCTGATATGGACCCATCTTCCATTTCAGCTGGCACCTCCAGGCCTGTCAACTCCAATCAACAAG GTGAAAGTCATCGTCATTTTGCGAAACCCCAAGGATGTCTCTGTGTCGTACTACTATTTCCGACAAAATTTCCAGTTTACTACGTCTCCTGAATCTTGGGAGCAACACGCAAAAGACTTCCTGGATGGAACAC TTGTTTATGGTGACTACTTTGATCACGTGCTGGGCTGGTGGCAAAGGAAAGATGACCCCCATTTCCTCTTTGTCAAGTACGAAGACATGAAAAAG GATTTCCCCTCGTGGGTGAAGACCATAGCAGCCTTTCTGGAGAAAGAGCTGACCGATGAAGATCTGTCCCGTGTGTTTACCAACTGCAGCATGGAATCAATAAGGAAGACTTTAGCAGGGACAATCAGGAAGGACGTCGTCAGGAAAG GTATCGTTGGAGATTGGAAGGACCACTACTCGGCCGAGCAGAGTGCCAAGTTGGACCAGAAGTATCGTGAGCGGATGGCAGGATCTGGGCTGGAGTTTGAATTTGAGTAA
- the LOC136428487 gene encoding sulfotransferase 6B1-like isoform X2 has product MTRDDVTRHIGQGAQVVKGKLPPQAVSVKRQQPTRAVNRMASSEDRPPNQPPATKYKYEYEYEGIPMTFLAPKESLDAMKTFEMRDGDVVVLSYPKSGTSWTYQIVHEILDGKPETKFAKVLETVPDMGYETQPVYAQLQQAPSPRLIWTHLPFQLAPPGLSTPINKVKVIVILRNPKDVSVSYYYFRQNFQFTTSPESWEQHAKDFLDGTLVYGDYFDHVLGWWQRKDDPHFLFVKYEDMKKDFPSWVKTIAAFLEKELTDEDLSRVFTNCSMESIRKTLAGTIRKDVVRKGIVGDWKDHYSAEQSAKLDQKYRERMAGSGLEFEFE; this is encoded by the exons ATGACACGGGACGACGTCACTAGGCACATAGGTCAGGGTGCACAGGTAGTTAAAGGCAAACTACCTCCGCAGGCAGTATCAGTGAAACGTCAACAACCCACCAGGGCCGTAAACAG AATGGCATCGTCTGAAGATAGACCACCAAATCAGCCTCCCGCGACCAAGTACAAGTATGAGTATGAGTATGAGGGAATTCCGATGACTTTCCTAGCTCCTAAGGAGAGCCTGGATGCGATGAAGACTTTCGAGATGCGCGACGGAGATGTGGTCGTATTAAGCTATCCCAAAAGCG GCACAAGTTGGACGTATCAGATCGTGCATGAAATTCTGGATGGAAAGCCTGAAACAAAATTTGCGAAGGTATTGGAGACAGTGCCAGACATGGGATATGAGACACAGCCAGTCTACGCCCAGCTACAACAGGCTCCATCTCCTCGGCTGATATGGACCCATCTTCCATTTCAGCTGGCACCTCCAGGCCTGTCAACTCCAATCAACAAG GTGAAAGTCATCGTCATTTTGCGAAACCCCAAGGATGTCTCTGTGTCGTACTACTATTTCCGACAAAATTTCCAGTTTACTACGTCTCCTGAATCTTGGGAGCAACACGCAAAAGACTTCCTGGATGGAACAC TTGTTTATGGTGACTACTTTGATCACGTGCTGGGCTGGTGGCAAAGGAAAGATGACCCCCATTTCCTCTTTGTCAAGTACGAAGACATGAAAAAG GATTTCCCCTCGTGGGTGAAGACCATAGCAGCCTTTCTGGAGAAAGAGCTGACCGATGAAGATCTGTCCCGTGTGTTTACCAACTGCAGCATGGAATCAATAAGGAAGACTTTAGCAGGGACAATCAGGAAGGACGTCGTCAGGAAAG GTATCGTTGGAGATTGGAAGGACCACTACTCGGCCGAGCAGAGTGCCAAGTTGGACCAGAAGTATCGTGAGCGGATGGCAGGATCTGGGCTGGAGTTTGAATTTGAGTAA
- the LOC136428487 gene encoding sulfotransferase 6B1-like isoform X3, giving the protein MASSEDRPPNQPPATKYKYEYEYEGIPMTFLAPKESLDAMKTFEMRDGDVVVLSYPKSGTSWTYQIVHEILDGKPETKFAKVLETVPDMGYETQPVYAQLQQAPSPRLIWTHLPFQLAPPGLSTPINKVKVIVILRNPKDVSVSYYYFRQNFQFTTSPESWEQHAKDFLDGTLVYGDYFDHVLGWWQRKDDPHFLFVKYEDMKKDFPSWVKTIAAFLEKELTDEDLSRVFTNCSMESIRKTLAGTIRKDVVRKGIVGDWKDHYSAEQSAKLDQKYRERMAGSGLEFEFE; this is encoded by the exons ATGGCATCGTCTGAAGATAGACCACCAAATCAGCCTCCCGCGACCAAGTACAAGTATGAGTATGAGTATGAGGGAATTCCGATGACTTTCCTAGCTCCTAAGGAGAGCCTGGATGCGATGAAGACTTTCGAGATGCGCGACGGAGATGTGGTCGTATTAAGCTATCCCAAAAGCG GCACAAGTTGGACGTATCAGATCGTGCATGAAATTCTGGATGGAAAGCCTGAAACAAAATTTGCGAAGGTATTGGAGACAGTGCCAGACATGGGATATGAGACACAGCCAGTCTACGCCCAGCTACAACAGGCTCCATCTCCTCGGCTGATATGGACCCATCTTCCATTTCAGCTGGCACCTCCAGGCCTGTCAACTCCAATCAACAAG GTGAAAGTCATCGTCATTTTGCGAAACCCCAAGGATGTCTCTGTGTCGTACTACTATTTCCGACAAAATTTCCAGTTTACTACGTCTCCTGAATCTTGGGAGCAACACGCAAAAGACTTCCTGGATGGAACAC TTGTTTATGGTGACTACTTTGATCACGTGCTGGGCTGGTGGCAAAGGAAAGATGACCCCCATTTCCTCTTTGTCAAGTACGAAGACATGAAAAAG GATTTCCCCTCGTGGGTGAAGACCATAGCAGCCTTTCTGGAGAAAGAGCTGACCGATGAAGATCTGTCCCGTGTGTTTACCAACTGCAGCATGGAATCAATAAGGAAGACTTTAGCAGGGACAATCAGGAAGGACGTCGTCAGGAAAG GTATCGTTGGAGATTGGAAGGACCACTACTCGGCCGAGCAGAGTGCCAAGTTGGACCAGAAGTATCGTGAGCGGATGGCAGGATCTGGGCTGGAGTTTGAATTTGAGTAA
- the LOC136428490 gene encoding cytochrome c1-like isoform X2, whose translation MGCSGSTQANQTNAQTPTNNPRPASAPKEAAVKPTVREDPPAQQEETPVIDTDPKKEEQDKNEEEKKDEEKPVTEGEGTSDAPAEQTESKPEDAGETSEQPAAEDTPATTEQPAESTEQPAESTEQPAESTEQAAESTEQAPEGPAAEPAAAEGGEEANKEETPAPTDAPAEPEAAAPEATEAPAATEEQAPAAE comes from the exons ATGGGTTGTTCAGGTAGCACGCAAGCGAACCAAACTAACGCTCAGACCCCAACAAATAATCCCAGGCCCGCCTCGGCGCCTAAGGAAGCCGCTGTCAAGCCGACAGTCCGAGAAGATCCACCAGCACAACAGGAAGAGACGCCTGTCATCGATACAGACCCCAAGAAGGAGGAACAAGACAAAAATGAAG AAGAgaagaaagatgaagaaaagCCGGTAACTGAAGGCGAGGGGACGTCGGATGCACCCGCAGAACAGACAGAAAGCAAACCAG AAGATGCAGGAGAAACATCAGAGCAGCCAGCAGCAGAAGACACACCTGCCACTACAGAACAGCCCGCAGAATCTACAGAACAGCCCGCAGAATCAACAGAACAGCCTGCAGAATCCACAGAACAAGCAGCAGAGTCAACAGAACAAGCACCAG AAGGGCCGGCGGCAGAGCCAGCTGCAGCAGAGGGTGGGGAAGAAGCGAACAAAGAAGAGACACCCGCCCCTACAGACGCTCCGGCAGAACCTGAAG CTGCAGCACCTGAAGCCACAGAAGCACCTGCAGCTACAGAGGAACAAGCTCCAGCAGCTGAGTAA
- the LOC136428490 gene encoding cytochrome c1-like isoform X1, with amino-acid sequence MGCSGSTQANQTNAQTPTNNPRPASAPKEAAVKPTVREDPPAQQEETPVIDTDPKKEEQDKNEEEKKDEEKPVTEGEGTSDAPAEQTESKPEDAGETSEQPAAEDTPATTEQPAESTEQPAESTEQPAESTEQAAESTEQAPATEGPAAEPAAAEGGEEANKEETPAPTDAPAEPEAAAPEATEAPAATEEQAPAAE; translated from the exons ATGGGTTGTTCAGGTAGCACGCAAGCGAACCAAACTAACGCTCAGACCCCAACAAATAATCCCAGGCCCGCCTCGGCGCCTAAGGAAGCCGCTGTCAAGCCGACAGTCCGAGAAGATCCACCAGCACAACAGGAAGAGACGCCTGTCATCGATACAGACCCCAAGAAGGAGGAACAAGACAAAAATGAAG AAGAgaagaaagatgaagaaaagCCGGTAACTGAAGGCGAGGGGACGTCGGATGCACCCGCAGAACAGACAGAAAGCAAACCAG AAGATGCAGGAGAAACATCAGAGCAGCCAGCAGCAGAAGACACACCTGCCACTACAGAACAGCCCGCAGAATCTACAGAACAGCCCGCAGAATCAACAGAACAGCCTGCAGAATCCACAGAACAAGCAGCAGAGTCAACAGAACAAGCACCAG CCACAGAAGGGCCGGCGGCAGAGCCAGCTGCAGCAGAGGGTGGGGAAGAAGCGAACAAAGAAGAGACACCCGCCCCTACAGACGCTCCGGCAGAACCTGAAG CTGCAGCACCTGAAGCCACAGAAGCACCTGCAGCTACAGAGGAACAAGCTCCAGCAGCTGAGTAA